In Pollutimonas sp. M17, a single genomic region encodes these proteins:
- a CDS encoding bifunctional class I SAM-dependent methyltransferase/glycosyltransferase — protein sequence MQNKPIFICPGSGSKTDHYSHLLPVSPVWMLPRLRAAAYLYGMPTTLPDTARILDIGCGKGDLVLLLAQHYPKAEVVGLCNTRKDWEQASACWQFGRPENARFLLLEQQGALNEIGSFDYIFLRNQYGFLDGTGRQAILGFIHSLLNPEGLACVDYPVYPGAKAFEIIRDSVLMNLPDGPEEQMVGAAQASLSMFTEGGADHAGALALQQEAVSFQQGLKEFGLKTVLSVEESPCYLVEFSGSVSESGLACVGDAEPRKDLGQAYGQNVALVNKTLTLGRPELMRMQFLDFSTNRRRRHALLAHSDRAHGLPLSPRLDRLRDLHWASPFQRQGNGESSDGRVVYISVSGQMLQAIRPMMVALLDILSNQWPASLSFEEILTDPAIHAARLDKSKESPEDELLHCLQQCFLQDMLHFSYGSAPYDHVDGQGFNLLPNFIQAVRANEDRFPAGGQNPLRIEHYNLFGSRIYSQWTEAGWDSVRLLMARGLEMQPNLHHDDGTSQKPFPIRLLQHLEGLGALQVDAEMRHQWLKHMLELTTYQGRYWVPFLTSVLVRGRMPGSAEGNLDWEPRFSQGAALPPQAVSAVGRVKDLLAKNNYGQAQQQTENLLSRYPDLLSLKYALVKTLLHYGKVKEAVPHLPGMLEEAGKNNVDVWLLTTHVLFALEHYPGALMAAHRVSAMQPGNLEAIRMIASAFMKMFRHVEGVRYYRRLLEYAPDLIASHTNLSYALCEFGSPDEAVDVMLPCFEKHPEDFRIYFNLLYSVNYSVDRSAEEIFAFYKKFDQAALLAYRSSWKPHKNRKRWNRKLKVAYVSGDFWAHAVVRFVELLFRNHDRSAFEFTAYANHIKEDHVTERLKGYFDRWVSVIGMSDAEMADRIRSDEIDILVDLSGHTGNNRLPVFARKPAPVSVSWLGFVYTTGLSAIDYFLTDGDMAPQGSDHLFSEKPWRLPGSNYVFDFAFNAVGEVNDLPALSSGFVTFGSLTRSIRVNRNVIKTWARILHSVPNSRLLLNSSSYASEECRNILRQSFSQHGIDPERLLLGYTSPPWDLFRTVDIALDCFPHNSGTTLFDGLGLGIPYITLAGRPSVGRLGASILRGLGRPEWIAHSEDEYVDKAVALASDLPALAQIRAGMRDEIERSELADGAAFSRKVENAYREMFRLWCEQGEQ from the coding sequence ATGCAGAACAAGCCTATCTTTATTTGTCCCGGGTCTGGATCAAAAACAGATCACTATTCACATTTGCTTCCAGTGTCTCCGGTCTGGATGCTGCCTCGCCTTAGGGCGGCCGCGTATCTCTATGGAATGCCAACGACATTGCCAGATACTGCGCGCATCCTGGATATCGGTTGCGGAAAAGGAGATCTGGTGTTGCTGCTTGCGCAGCACTATCCCAAGGCAGAGGTGGTGGGCTTGTGCAATACACGCAAAGATTGGGAGCAGGCGTCGGCATGCTGGCAGTTTGGAAGACCGGAAAATGCGCGTTTTCTTTTATTGGAGCAGCAAGGCGCCCTGAATGAAATCGGAAGTTTCGATTATATATTCTTGCGCAATCAATATGGTTTTTTGGATGGCACGGGACGGCAGGCAATTCTAGGTTTCATTCATTCTCTGCTGAATCCAGAAGGACTGGCGTGCGTGGATTATCCGGTATATCCGGGCGCAAAAGCCTTTGAAATCATTCGCGATAGCGTGTTGATGAATCTGCCGGATGGGCCGGAAGAGCAGATGGTCGGGGCTGCGCAGGCCAGTCTTTCCATGTTCACCGAAGGTGGCGCCGATCATGCGGGGGCCCTCGCCTTGCAGCAGGAGGCGGTATCGTTCCAGCAAGGCTTGAAAGAGTTTGGGCTCAAGACGGTTCTGAGCGTTGAGGAATCCCCTTGTTACCTGGTGGAGTTTTCCGGATCGGTCTCCGAGTCCGGGCTGGCGTGTGTTGGCGATGCGGAGCCTCGAAAGGATCTGGGTCAGGCCTATGGCCAGAATGTAGCATTGGTGAACAAGACGCTGACATTGGGGCGGCCAGAACTGATGCGCATGCAGTTTCTGGATTTTTCCACCAACCGGAGACGACGCCATGCTTTGCTTGCGCATAGTGATCGGGCGCATGGCCTGCCACTGTCTCCGCGCCTGGATCGCTTAAGGGATTTGCACTGGGCCAGCCCTTTTCAGCGGCAGGGAAATGGCGAATCCTCGGACGGCAGAGTCGTTTATATCAGTGTCAGCGGCCAGATGCTGCAGGCGATTCGACCTATGATGGTCGCATTGCTGGATATTCTGTCGAATCAGTGGCCTGCGTCATTGTCGTTCGAGGAAATCCTGACAGATCCAGCCATTCACGCCGCCAGGCTGGATAAATCAAAAGAGTCACCAGAGGATGAGCTGCTGCATTGTCTGCAGCAGTGTTTCCTGCAGGACATGCTGCATTTTTCCTATGGAAGTGCACCCTACGATCATGTGGATGGACAGGGATTCAATTTACTGCCAAATTTCATTCAGGCCGTTCGCGCCAATGAAGACAGATTTCCTGCCGGTGGGCAGAACCCCCTAAGGATAGAACACTATAATTTATTCGGCAGCAGGATCTATTCGCAATGGACAGAGGCCGGGTGGGATTCGGTTCGGTTGCTCATGGCTCGGGGCCTGGAAATGCAACCCAACCTTCATCACGATGATGGAACGTCCCAAAAGCCGTTCCCGATTCGTCTGCTGCAGCATTTGGAAGGCCTGGGTGCGCTACAGGTTGATGCCGAAATGCGCCATCAATGGCTGAAGCATATGCTGGAACTGACAACGTATCAGGGCCGCTACTGGGTTCCGTTCTTGACATCCGTCCTGGTGCGGGGGCGTATGCCGGGCAGCGCAGAGGGGAATCTTGATTGGGAGCCGCGTTTCAGTCAGGGGGCGGCCTTGCCGCCGCAGGCTGTTTCTGCCGTGGGCCGCGTAAAAGACCTGCTGGCCAAGAATAATTATGGGCAAGCGCAGCAACAGACGGAAAATTTGTTATCGCGCTATCCCGACCTGTTGTCGCTGAAATATGCTTTGGTCAAGACGCTGCTGCATTACGGCAAGGTCAAGGAAGCCGTGCCCCACTTGCCCGGCATGCTGGAAGAAGCAGGAAAAAACAATGTTGACGTCTGGCTTCTGACGACGCACGTATTGTTTGCCCTGGAGCATTATCCTGGCGCCCTGATGGCTGCACATCGCGTCAGCGCAATGCAGCCAGGCAATTTGGAAGCCATCCGAATGATAGCCAGCGCCTTCATGAAGATGTTCCGGCACGTGGAGGGGGTTCGGTATTATCGCCGTTTGCTTGAATATGCGCCGGACTTGATTGCATCGCATACCAACCTGTCCTATGCCTTGTGTGAATTTGGATCGCCGGACGAGGCAGTGGATGTCATGCTACCTTGTTTTGAAAAACACCCAGAGGATTTTAGGATTTACTTCAATCTTTTGTATTCGGTAAATTATTCTGTTGACAGAAGTGCGGAAGAAATATTTGCTTTTTATAAAAAATTTGACCAAGCTGCATTGCTTGCATATCGTTCTTCCTGGAAGCCCCATAAAAACAGAAAACGCTGGAATCGAAAACTGAAGGTTGCCTATGTGTCGGGCGACTTCTGGGCGCACGCGGTTGTGAGGTTTGTGGAGCTTTTGTTTCGGAATCATGACCGTTCCGCGTTCGAGTTTACTGCTTATGCAAATCATATAAAAGAAGATCATGTAACCGAGCGTCTGAAGGGATATTTTGACCGATGGGTTTCAGTGATCGGCATGAGCGATGCCGAAATGGCTGATCGCATCCGCAGCGATGAAATCGATATACTGGTTGATCTTTCAGGGCATACCGGAAACAATCGTTTGCCTGTTTTTGCACGGAAGCCTGCGCCAGTTTCTGTAAGCTGGCTTGGTTTTGTTTATACGACAGGCCTTTCGGCCATTGATTATTTTCTGACCGATGGTGATATGGCGCCTCAAGGCTCGGATCATCTGTTTTCTGAAAAACCGTGGCGTTTGCCCGGCAGTAACTATGTGTTCGATTTTGCTTTTAATGCGGTAGGCGAAGTCAATGATCTGCCGGCGCTGTCAAGTGGTTTCGTGACATTTGGAAGCCTCACCCGTTCTATTCGAGTCAACCGCAATGTGATAAAAACCTGGGCCAGGATCTTGCATTCCGTGCCGAACTCACGCCTTCTGCTTAATAGCTCTAGCTATGCAAGCGAAGAATGCAGAAATATTCTAAGGCAGAGTTTTTCTCAGCATGGCATAGATCCCGAGCGCTTGCTGCTTGGCTACACTAGTCCCCCCTGGGACCTTTTCCGCACAGTGGATATTGCGTTAGATTGCTTTCCCCACAATTCAGGCACGACATTGTTTGATGGGCTTGGCTTGGGTATTCCCTACATCACCCTGGCTGGCCGTCCCAGCGTGGGTCGGCTTGGCGCCTCTATTCTTCGCGGGCTTGGGAGGCCGGAATGGATCGCTCATAGCGAAGATGAGTACGTGGACAAGGCAGTGGCACTTGCCAGCGATTTGCCCGCCCTGGCCCAGATTCGCGCAGGCATGCGCGATGAGATCGAGCGCAGTGAACTGGCAGACGGTGCTGCGTTTTCGCGTAAGGTGGAAAATGCTTATCGGGAAATGTTCCGGCTATGGTGCGAGCAAGGCGAGCAATGA
- a CDS encoding NAD-dependent epimerase/dehydratase family protein has protein sequence MKVLLTGASGFVGRYVLEQLAREGIETVVVGRRPPLVSTQFIQQDFLELADFSAVVDRARATHLLHLAWYAEHGKFWASPLNYRWVDATVRLVEAFCEVGGQHVIVAGSGTEYDWSCGYMQEDVTALRPGTVYGVAKDAARCLTRAVCGQHEVRHVWGRVFFPYGEGESSLRLIPSLIDVFLGRRPAFGVNAAAYRDFMHVNDVAEGFMTLLRSEAAGVFNICSGQPALIADLVKHIAARCDTDAQQVLALATERPGDPAMVVGDNRRLISLGWKQKTSLEQGLANYIEQVQQR, from the coding sequence ATGAAAGTCTTGCTGACAGGGGCAAGTGGCTTTGTGGGGCGCTATGTGCTGGAGCAACTGGCGCGCGAAGGTATTGAGACGGTTGTTGTGGGTCGCCGCCCCCCGCTTGTTTCAACACAATTCATTCAACAGGATTTCCTGGAACTAGCGGATTTTTCCGCTGTGGTCGATCGGGCCCGAGCAACACATTTGTTGCATCTGGCCTGGTATGCCGAGCACGGGAAGTTCTGGGCATCGCCCCTGAATTATCGCTGGGTTGATGCTACGGTCAGGCTGGTTGAAGCGTTTTGTGAAGTGGGCGGACAGCATGTCATTGTGGCAGGATCAGGTACGGAATACGACTGGTCTTGCGGCTATATGCAGGAAGACGTCACAGCCTTGCGGCCTGGCACGGTGTATGGTGTGGCGAAGGATGCCGCTAGGTGTCTAACCAGGGCGGTTTGCGGGCAGCATGAGGTAAGGCATGTCTGGGGAAGAGTATTCTTTCCCTACGGTGAGGGGGAATCGTCACTACGCCTGATTCCTTCGCTGATAGACGTATTCCTGGGGCGACGCCCCGCGTTTGGGGTAAACGCGGCAGCATACCGGGATTTCATGCATGTCAACGATGTTGCAGAAGGCTTCATGACCTTGCTCCGTTCCGAGGCGGCTGGGGTATTCAATATCTGTTCAGGGCAACCTGCGCTCATAGCAGATCTGGTGAAGCATATTGCAGCTCGGTGTGATACCGACGCACAACAGGTACTGGCTTTGGCGACTGAACGCCCCGGCGACCCGGCAATGGTTGTCGGAGACAATCGCCGCCTTATCAGCTTAGGTTGGAAACAGAAAACCTCTTTGGAACAAGGGTTGGCGAACTACATTGAGCAGGTACAGCAGCGATGA
- a CDS encoding class I SAM-dependent methyltransferase: protein MMSKCAVCSGNDIVSFLKRERVPVHQHLVSKDRASAQSMDRAQLDMAVCRSCGFVFNRLFDFSKLSYDESYDNTQSCSAHFNTYLDSLVAYLVEQKNVRNCTIVEVGCGKGIFLRKLVEYPGANNRGIGFDPSYVGLESEIDGRLVFHRKFYDGSSADLEADVVICRHVIEHVPEPLLLLRTVRAALEGSPNARVYFETPCVDWILQNKVVWDFFYEHCSLFTAYSLAVAFSESGFAVQDVHHVFDEQYLWLEARPGRAAIGNERVDNDGAVENTVRSSLAYGEQEEANRLKWLAYLSELKAEGALALWGAGAKGVTFANLVDPEATLIDCVVDLNPNKQSGFLPGTGHPVVSPLELLTRNVKNAVLMNPNYRQENLTLLEESGIAVKLVELAGV, encoded by the coding sequence ATGATGAGCAAATGTGCGGTATGTTCAGGAAACGATATTGTTTCTTTTCTGAAGCGTGAGCGTGTTCCTGTACACCAACATCTGGTGTCAAAGGACAGGGCTTCTGCACAAAGTATGGATCGTGCACAACTGGACATGGCTGTGTGCCGATCCTGCGGTTTTGTATTCAACCGCTTGTTTGATTTCTCCAAGCTATCCTACGACGAGAGCTACGACAACACACAATCGTGTTCCGCGCATTTCAATACATATCTGGATAGCCTGGTGGCGTATCTGGTCGAACAGAAGAATGTGCGCAATTGTACGATTGTGGAAGTGGGCTGCGGGAAAGGTATTTTCCTTAGAAAACTGGTGGAATACCCCGGCGCCAATAATCGTGGAATAGGATTTGATCCAAGCTATGTCGGCCTGGAATCTGAAATAGACGGGCGGCTGGTTTTTCATCGAAAGTTCTATGATGGGTCCAGCGCAGACTTGGAAGCCGATGTTGTCATTTGCCGTCATGTGATCGAGCACGTGCCGGAACCTTTATTACTGCTGCGCACCGTGCGAGCTGCTCTTGAAGGCTCACCAAATGCCAGAGTGTATTTTGAAACGCCTTGTGTAGACTGGATTTTGCAAAACAAGGTGGTATGGGATTTTTTCTACGAACATTGCTCCCTGTTTACGGCTTATTCCTTGGCTGTGGCGTTTTCAGAGTCAGGGTTTGCTGTTCAAGATGTTCATCATGTGTTTGATGAACAGTACCTCTGGTTGGAAGCCAGGCCTGGGCGCGCTGCGATAGGAAACGAGAGGGTCGATAACGACGGTGCAGTGGAAAATACTGTCAGGTCGTCTCTGGCCTACGGTGAGCAGGAAGAGGCAAACCGCCTGAAATGGCTGGCGTATCTGTCAGAACTGAAGGCAGAAGGGGCGCTTGCCCTGTGGGGGGCTGGTGCAAAGGGCGTTACCTTTGCAAATCTGGTTGACCCGGAGGCTACCTTGATCGATTGCGTGGTGGATCTGAATCCGAACAAGCAATCGGGCTTTCTTCCGGGGACGGGGCATCCAGTGGTGTCGCCGCTTGAATTGCTTACACGCAATGTAAAAAATGCAGTCCTTATGAATCCGAATTATCGTCAGGAAAATTTGACGCTTCTGGAAGAGTCGGGAATTGCGGTCAAGCTGGTTGAACTGGCGGGTGTGTAG
- a CDS encoding cephalosporin hydroxylase family protein produces MRYLNTTPDAATDYQVEKRERIIKYGQDAELKALSIAWRDKIIERKYMYNASWLGRPIIQLPTDTLALQEIIWAVKPDLIIETGVAHGGSIIFSASMLQLLGHGHVVGIDIDIRPHNRAAIETHPMAHRISLIEGSSVDADIVKKVHDMAAGKKVLVMLDSNHAHDHVLAELNAYASLVSVGSYCIVFDTVVEDYPDESMWSDRPWKKGDNPKTAVHEWLGSHPEFEIDQTIQEQILVTAAPDGFLLRVK; encoded by the coding sequence ATGCGCTATCTCAACACCACCCCAGACGCCGCAACCGACTATCAGGTTGAAAAACGCGAACGCATTATCAAATACGGGCAAGATGCTGAACTCAAAGCCCTGTCGATCGCATGGCGGGACAAAATAATAGAACGCAAGTACATGTACAACGCCTCCTGGCTGGGGCGCCCGATTATTCAGCTTCCCACCGACACCCTGGCGCTTCAGGAAATTATCTGGGCAGTCAAACCTGATCTCATCATTGAAACAGGCGTCGCACACGGTGGCTCTATCATCTTCTCAGCATCCATGCTCCAGCTTCTGGGGCACGGCCATGTCGTAGGAATCGACATTGATATTCGCCCACATAATCGGGCGGCTATTGAAACCCACCCCATGGCGCACCGTATTTCCCTGATTGAAGGTTCCAGCGTAGACGCCGATATCGTGAAAAAAGTTCATGATATGGCAGCAGGAAAAAAAGTGCTCGTCATGCTGGACTCCAACCACGCCCACGACCACGTCCTTGCAGAGTTGAATGCCTACGCGAGCCTTGTCAGCGTGGGAAGTTATTGTATTGTTTTCGATACCGTCGTTGAAGATTACCCCGATGAAAGCATGTGGTCAGACCGCCCCTGGAAGAAAGGCGACAACCCGAAGACTGCGGTGCATGAATGGCTGGGTAGCCACCCGGAATTCGAAATTGATCAAACAATTCAAGAGCAGATTCTTGTTACGGCTGCACCGGATGGCTTCCTGCTACGAGTAAAATAA
- a CDS encoding dTDP-4-dehydrorhamnose 3,5-epimerase family protein, giving the protein MKNTNRFELQASPISGLLHLKRKPIQDDRGFFSRFYCQEEFSALGLPLPVQINHSMSKQRGTIRGMHFQYAPHAETKIVSCLQGSIFDVAIDLRAGSPTYLQWHGLMLSAELQNSLVVPPGVAHGFQTLEANAQILYLVSTAYSATDEDGVNPLDPAIAIDWPLPVGEISQRDQQRPFMDTSRFHGLGAIGERSEL; this is encoded by the coding sequence GTGAAAAACACCAATAGATTCGAGCTACAAGCCAGCCCAATATCAGGGTTATTGCACCTCAAGCGCAAACCCATTCAGGACGACCGAGGGTTTTTCTCCCGGTTCTATTGCCAGGAAGAGTTTTCGGCCCTGGGCTTGCCTCTGCCTGTGCAGATCAACCATTCCATGTCAAAACAGCGTGGCACCATCCGGGGCATGCATTTTCAATATGCTCCGCACGCCGAAACCAAGATCGTATCCTGCTTGCAAGGCAGCATCTTCGACGTTGCGATAGATCTTCGCGCCGGCTCACCCACCTATCTGCAATGGCATGGGCTGATGTTATCTGCAGAACTTCAGAACAGTCTGGTCGTCCCTCCAGGCGTCGCTCATGGTTTCCAGACACTGGAAGCCAACGCCCAGATTCTTTATCTGGTATCTACCGCTTACAGCGCTACCGATGAAGACGGTGTCAACCCCCTTGACCCCGCCATTGCAATCGACTGGCCACTTCCCGTTGGCGAAATTTCGCAACGCGACCAGCAGCGCCCCTTTATGGATACCTCACGCTTTCATGGGCTTGGCGCTATCGGCGAACGTTCTGAACTGTAA
- the rfbG gene encoding CDP-glucose 4,6-dehydratase → MHLPSPAFWKGKRVLLTGHTGFKGSWLALWLNHLGAHVTGVALPPNSTPSLFELTNLGTRIESHYCNIRQAEPLAALIRQSAPEIVFHLAAQALVRASYADPLGTYGSNVMGTAHVLNALRDLGTVRVAVMVTTDKVYQPKENIYPYRETDALGGHDPYSASKAASEIIIDSYRRAFLSSQGVSVASARAGNVIGGGDWSADRLIPDAIRAWQGNTPLQIRQPESIRPWQHVLEPLQGYLSLAQHLWQGSAPPTAYNFGPLPHEAASVRKIINMARAAYGSGSTQWDTPANDTRHEASWLALETAFARQTLGVTPKWALEEVVSRTLLWYRGQNEGQNAYDLCLADLEAYSTHC, encoded by the coding sequence ATGCACCTTCCCTCCCCAGCATTCTGGAAAGGAAAACGGGTTCTGCTCACCGGGCACACCGGTTTCAAAGGCAGTTGGCTGGCACTCTGGTTGAATCACCTTGGCGCCCACGTTACAGGCGTCGCCCTGCCGCCAAACAGCACGCCCAGCCTGTTTGAGCTGACGAATCTTGGTACTCGAATAGAAAGCCATTATTGCAATATCCGTCAGGCGGAACCGCTAGCCGCCTTGATCCGCCAGTCAGCGCCGGAAATCGTCTTCCACCTAGCGGCACAGGCTTTGGTCAGAGCAAGCTATGCCGACCCTCTGGGCACGTATGGCAGCAATGTCATGGGAACCGCCCATGTTCTGAATGCCTTGCGTGATCTGGGAACCGTGCGGGTTGCCGTCATGGTCACTACCGATAAAGTTTATCAGCCGAAAGAAAACATCTATCCCTATCGGGAAACAGATGCCCTGGGTGGTCACGACCCTTACAGCGCAAGCAAAGCTGCCAGCGAAATCATTATAGACAGCTATCGACGGGCTTTTTTATCAAGCCAAGGCGTGTCTGTTGCCAGTGCTCGAGCAGGCAATGTCATAGGTGGCGGCGATTGGTCTGCCGACCGCTTAATTCCCGATGCCATTCGCGCCTGGCAAGGCAATACACCATTGCAAATCCGCCAACCCGAATCCATACGCCCCTGGCAGCATGTACTTGAACCTCTCCAAGGGTATCTGAGTCTAGCACAACACCTCTGGCAAGGTTCAGCCCCCCCAACTGCCTACAATTTTGGCCCTTTACCCCACGAAGCAGCCAGTGTGCGGAAAATTATCAACATGGCCCGCGCAGCCTATGGTTCGGGCAGCACTCAATGGGATACTCCAGCCAATGACACCAGGCACGAAGCAAGCTGGCTGGCTCTGGAAACCGCTTTCGCCAGACAGACACTTGGGGTAACGCCTAAATGGGCACTTGAAGAAGTTGTTTCCCGCACTCTGCTCTGGTATCGCGGGCAAAACGAAGGGCAAAATGCCTATGACTTGTGCCTGGCAGATCTGGAAGCTTATTCCACTCACTGCTGA
- the rfbF gene encoding glucose-1-phosphate cytidylyltransferase produces the protein MKTVILAGGLGTRISEETHLRPKPMIEIGGRPMLWHIMKLYSAHGINDFVICCGYKGYVIKEYFANYFLHMSDVTFDMANNQMEVHRRKAEPWRVTLVDTGENTMTGGRLKRVQEYVQDEDAFCFTYGDGLSDVDITASIEFHRSHGKQATITAVLPPGRYGALRRNGHSVEGFTEKPKGEGGWINGGFFILSPETLARISDDSTSWELEPLTGLAHDGELQAFEHTGFWQAMDTLREKNLLESLWQEDKAPWKIW, from the coding sequence ATGAAAACCGTCATCCTTGCCGGGGGCCTGGGCACCCGGATATCTGAAGAAACTCACCTACGCCCCAAACCCATGATTGAGATCGGCGGCCGGCCCATGTTGTGGCATATCATGAAGCTGTATTCTGCCCACGGCATCAATGATTTCGTCATCTGCTGCGGTTACAAAGGCTATGTCATCAAAGAATACTTCGCCAACTACTTCCTGCACATGTCCGACGTAACCTTTGACATGGCCAACAACCAGATGGAAGTTCACCGCCGCAAGGCAGAACCCTGGCGCGTCACCTTGGTGGACACCGGCGAAAACACCATGACTGGCGGCCGCTTGAAGCGTGTACAGGAATACGTGCAGGACGAAGACGCCTTCTGCTTCACCTATGGCGACGGCTTGTCGGATGTAGATATCACTGCAAGCATCGAATTCCACCGCTCACATGGTAAACAGGCTACTATCACAGCCGTTCTTCCTCCCGGGCGTTATGGTGCGCTGAGGCGAAATGGTCATTCAGTAGAAGGCTTCACAGAGAAACCAAAAGGCGAAGGCGGCTGGATCAACGGTGGCTTTTTTATCCTGTCTCCAGAGACGCTGGCCCGCATTTCTGACGACAGCACAAGTTGGGAACTCGAACCTCTTACCGGTTTAGCTCATGATGGCGAACTGCAGGCATTCGAACACACGGGCTTCTGGCAGGCCATGGACACTCTGCGAGAAAAGAACCTGCTCGAATCTCTCTGGCAAGAAGACAAAGCTCCTTGGAAAATATGGTAA
- the tnpC gene encoding IS66 family transposase: MFNRAQLPDNIDALKALLSAKSAQIDAFEQERAAWQEEREALRQDKQGDKQEIARLTLLLDKLRRALFGQKSEKLSAQIDQLQLELEELHINQGERAQRVESAQAPASRPAPQRRPLPEHLPCDVHEHLPSEPACPDCGGAWTRLGEDVSNVLEHVPASFRIIRHVRPRLACSCCERMAQAPAPSRPLVRSFAGPGLLSHVMVSKYLDHQPLYRQCQIYERENVSLSESTVGDWVGGVHQLLRPLLEALRRHIFSADKLHTDDTPINVLAPGTGKTRQARLWVYARDDRPSGDTTAPAMWIRYSPDRRGIHPQTHLKDYIGILQADAFAGYDKIYETGRVLEAGCWAHARRKFYDIHVKSATPITTHVLDRIAALYKIESSIRGSPADVRRRARQEHAKPIVFALHDWLREQLATLSRKSNTADAITYAMNQWQALVRYLDDGRIEIDNNTAERALRGVALGRKNYLFLGSDAGGERAATMYSLLGTAKLNDINPQAYLRHVLTVIADHPVNQVDELLPWNVNLPSASTQ, encoded by the coding sequence ATGTTCAACCGCGCCCAACTGCCCGACAATATCGATGCCCTGAAGGCGTTGCTGTCGGCCAAATCTGCCCAGATCGATGCCTTCGAGCAAGAGCGCGCGGCGTGGCAGGAAGAGCGCGAAGCCCTGCGTCAGGATAAGCAGGGCGATAAGCAAGAAATTGCTCGTCTGACCCTGTTGCTCGATAAACTACGGCGCGCGCTGTTCGGCCAGAAGTCCGAGAAGCTCAGTGCGCAGATCGATCAATTGCAGCTTGAGCTCGAAGAGTTGCACATCAACCAGGGCGAACGCGCGCAAAGGGTCGAATCGGCCCAGGCACCTGCCTCGCGCCCGGCCCCGCAGCGTCGGCCATTACCCGAGCACTTGCCGTGCGACGTGCACGAACATCTTCCGAGCGAGCCAGCCTGCCCCGATTGCGGCGGCGCGTGGACACGCTTGGGCGAGGACGTGAGCAACGTGCTGGAGCACGTGCCGGCCAGCTTTAGAATCATTCGCCATGTGCGCCCACGCCTGGCGTGCAGCTGTTGCGAGCGGATGGCGCAAGCGCCCGCGCCCAGCCGCCCCCTTGTCCGCAGCTTCGCGGGGCCGGGGCTACTGAGCCATGTCATGGTCAGCAAATATCTGGACCATCAGCCGCTATATCGCCAGTGCCAGATCTACGAGCGCGAGAACGTGAGTTTAAGTGAGAGCACTGTCGGTGACTGGGTCGGTGGGGTGCACCAATTGCTGCGCCCCTTACTGGAGGCGCTACGGCGCCACATCTTTAGTGCCGACAAACTGCATACTGACGATACGCCGATCAACGTACTTGCGCCGGGAACCGGTAAGACACGTCAGGCGCGCCTGTGGGTCTATGCCCGCGATGATCGTCCCAGTGGCGACACGACGGCGCCGGCCATGTGGATACGTTACTCGCCTGATCGGCGCGGCATCCACCCGCAAACGCACCTGAAGGATTATATCGGTATCCTACAGGCCGATGCGTTTGCCGGATACGACAAGATTTATGAAACAGGCCGTGTGCTAGAGGCCGGATGCTGGGCGCACGCCCGACGTAAGTTCTACGACATCCACGTTAAAAGTGCCACGCCCATTACGACGCACGTGCTTGATCGGATCGCCGCACTCTACAAGATTGAGTCCAGCATCCGCGGTAGCCCAGCGGACGTACGGCGAAGGGCTCGCCAGGAACACGCCAAACCCATCGTCTTCGCGCTGCATGACTGGTTGCGCGAGCAGTTGGCGACCCTCTCACGCAAATCGAATACGGCTGACGCCATCACTTATGCCATGAACCAGTGGCAGGCACTGGTGCGTTATCTGGACGATGGCCGCATCGAGATTGATAACAACACCGCCGAGCGGGCGCTGCGCGGGGTAGCCCTGGGCAGGAAAAACTACCTGTTCCTGGGATCCGACGCGGGCGGTGAACGCGCCGCCACCATGTACAGCCTACTTGGCACAGCCAAGTTAAACGACATCAATCCCCAGGCGTATCTGCGTCATGTCTTGACCGTGATTGCTGACCATCCGGTCAATCAAGTCGACGAATTGTTGCCCTGGAATGTGAACCTGCCCAGCGCCTCAACGCAATAG